Genomic DNA from Desulfuromonas versatilis:
CCCAGCTGCGCCGCAGCATGATCGGAGCCATCGCCAACGTTCACCCCCGCCACCTGATGGATCCGCGGCTCGGCGAATTTTAAGGTTTCCCCTGGCGGAATCTGCGGTAGAATAGGGGGGATTTTGTCCCGGAGGGAATCTATGGCACATCAATGCGGATGTGGGCTGGATCTTAACCTGGCGAGCGAGGTGCAGCAGCTGCTGCTGCCGAAGAGCTCGCCGCTGTGCAATTGGTGCTGCATCGGCGCCCGCAACCGGATGGCCAACGGCCTGGGCGGCGACTATTTCGATTTCATCGAGATGCCCGACCAGTGTCAGATGGTCTTTCTCGGCGACGTCACCGGGCATGGGTTGCAGGCTTCGGTGGTCATGTCGCTGCTCTACGGGTTCCTGCATCGCTCCACCCGCAACGGCTGCAAGCCCATCGACACCATCCTCCAGGTCAACGAGTTTCTCCAACGCTTCGCCCAGCGCTCCCGGGAGTACGACCACTTCTTCTCCACCACGCTGTTTTTCAGCATCATCGATCCCGATACGCTGCAGATGCATTATGTCAATGCCGGACATCCGGCGCCCATGGTCCTGCGGGGCGACCGGGTCCAGCTGCTGACGCCCACCGCGCAGCCGCTGGGCTTTTTCGATGACCTGCAGGTGGAGATGCGCTCCTTCCAATTTGAAAAGGAGGACCGCTTTCTGCTCTTCACCGACGGCATCACCGAGGCCACCGACGGGGCGCAGACTATGTACGGCCGGCAGCGCCTGGAAGGCATCCTGCGCAGCCACCGGGGGGACCACATGGAGTTTCTCGAGGAAATCTTCGACGATCTGCGGGATTTCGGCGCCATGGACCCGCCGGAGGACGACTGCACTGCCATCGTCATCGATTTCCACGGCGGCCTCTGATCGCCGGCGACACGACATTGAACTGAAAAGGCCCGACGGGAGATCCCCGCCGGGCCTTTTGCTTATTCATTTAATGCCGGGACCCCCGTTAGAGACAAGGCAGGCAGGGGACGTCCGGGTCGAGGCAGCCGCAACCGGCCAGGGCCATCAGCGTGGCGATCAGCAGGGCGGCCATCAACAGGCGCTTCATCACAAACTCCTTTCTTTGTTTCCGGATGGACACGAGGCTAGGACTTGAATACCTTGCCCAGCAACCCCTTGCGTTCGGTCTGGGGTTTGCGGCGCAGGTCGAGCAGGCGCAGCTCGCGCAGGGCCTCGTGGCAGTCGGGATTGCACTGGATGGCCTTTTCAAAGGCCCGCTCGGCTTCCTTCTCCTTTCCTTCCCGTTTGAGCAATTGCCCGAGATAGAGATGGGTAAGGTCGAGGCTGGGATTGAGTTCCCCCGAGCGCAGCAGGGCGCAGCGCGCCTCCATGGCGCGGGTCGGGTCCTCGGGGTGGCTTCGGTAAAGGGCCCAGGCATGGGCGGTGAGGTATTCGGGTTCTTCGGGGCAGAGCTTGACCGCCCAGCTGAGCTGTTCGAGGGCCGCGGCGAAATTGCCCCGCTTGAGCAGCACCGACCCCTTCACAAAGGCGGTTTCGGCCCGCAGAACTTCGGCTACCTCCACCCCCTGCGGCTGTTCGGCCGGGCGGGAGAGCTCCGCCAGGTAGGCTTTTCGCCGGTTCGGATCGGTTAAAACCCCGTATGCCTCGTTGATGCGCTGGAAAAGATCGTTGACCTTCTCGTGCAGGTCGGGGGAGAGGTTCTGCTGGAGAAAGTGGTCCGGGTGATACTTGCGGGCCAGGGCAAAGTAGGCCTTCTTCACCTCCTCGCGGCCGCTGTCGCGGCCGACCCCGAGCAGGCCGAAATGATCCTGGGCGGCAAGCCGCTCGTAGTCGCGCAGAAACCGGTAACGCAGCTTGCGCTGTTCGATCGCGGGGTCTTCCTCCGGCGGCGCGGCCGCTTCGACGGGGGCGGGCTCGGCGGTGCTCTTGACCATGCCCGCCAGCAGCAAGGCCGCCAGCAACTGCTCGGTCTCGCGGCGCAGCAGCGGGTGGCGCGTGGCCAACTCCTCCAGGGTCCGGGTTCCCAGGCATTCGCCGAAAACCCCGGCGTCTCTTGGGGACAGGGCCATCTCCTGGAAGCGGTAGTGGGGGTTCTCGGCCTGGGAGATGTAGCGGTTGCGGTGGCTGGCCAGCAGCGCGGCAATCCGCTCGTCGCTGTAATGGCGTCGCACCCCCTGGAGGATCAGGTTGGCCGGCGACAGCACGATGGCGGTCACTTCCTTCTTGAAGCTCTTGCCGGCCTCGAAACGGAAGCGCCCCTGGGGCCAGGAAAAGACCTCGAGAAGCTTCTCCAGCATCTGGTGCTCGAGGGCATCATGGAGCTGTTGGGGGGTGAGCCTCCCCATCTCGATCAGCACCGTACCCTGCAGGCGTCTCGATTCCCTGGCCCGCTGCAGAGACTGCTGGCAGTCCTCCGCCGTAATCAGGTTCTGGCGGACCAGCATCTGCCCCAGGCATTCGCCGAGCACGTTGGAGCGGATGAAGATGGGATAGCCATCGCGGATGGCGACGATCTTTTTGACCCCTTCGCGCTCCAACTGGAGCAGGCCGGCTTCACGCAGGGTATAGAGGTTGTGCAGCAGGCGGGCGAAGGAGGTCTCGGCCAGGGTCCCCTCGATGGTGGGGCGCTGCTCGGTGGCCAGCGGGGCGGTGCCGGTCAGGGCCTCGATTTTCTCGAACAGAAGATTGAGGGTGAAGGGCTTGAGGATGTAATCGGTGGCGCCGTAGTTTTCGCGGGCCTCGCGGATGTGTTTGGCGTCCCGGTAGAAGGCCGTCATGATGATGACCGGCAGGTCGCGGGTCTTGGGGTAGCTGCGCAGGGCCCGGCAGACCTCGAGTCCGGAGAGCCCGGGGATCAGCACGTCGATGAGCGCCAGGTGGTAGCTGCCGTTGAGCAGCTCGTCCATTCCGGGCTCGGCGGAGGGGAAGCTTTTTACCCCGAATCCCTTGAGTCGCAGGTATTTTTCGAGGAATCGCCGGATGTTGGGATCATCGTCGATGATCAGGATGTTTTTTCCCATGCCCGCCCCTCCCCCTGCGGCCGAGCTGTCTCAACGGGTTTGCGTCGTCTGGTCCGGCCCGAGAAAGCGGTCGAACACGGTGCGGATCTTCTCGGTAACCTCACGATAATCCTCGAGGAAGACCTCCTCGGGGCGGCGCGGCCGATCCGGGTAGCCGAGGCGCCGGGCCAATTTGACCAGGTAGCCCCGTTCGCCCGAGAGGTCGTTGATCGACTGGTCGTGAACCAGGCGCAGTTTGTTCTCGAGCCGGCGCAGGAATTTGTAGCCCCCCTGCAGGGTGTCGAAATCGGCGCGGTCGAGAATCCCCTCCTCGTGCAGCCGTTCCAACGCCGTCAGGGTGTTGCACTGGCGCAGGGCGGGGCGCTCACCTCCGTGGAGAATCTGCAGGTATTGGGCCAAAAACTCAACGTCGACCATGCCGCCGCGGCCGGTCTTGATGTTGAAGTGCTCCTGGCTCTCCCGGGCGATCTCGCTCTCCATGCGCCCCCGCAGCCGGTAGATCTCCTCCCTCAGGCCCTCGGGCACCGGCCGCTGGTAGACGATCTGGCGGTTCAATTCGTCGATGCGCCGGCTCAGGGGCTGCGACCCGTACACCACCCTGGCCTTGGTCAGCGCCTGGCGCTCCCAGAGCTGGGCCGATTGCTGATGGTAGCGCTCGTAGGCGGGCAGGCTGGTGACCAGCGGTCCCTGGTTGCCCGAGGGCCGCAGGCGGGTGTCGATCTGGTAGACGTAGCCTTCGCGGGTCATCAGGGTGAGCACCGAGATGATGCGCTGGGCCAGCCGCGAGAAATACTCCTGGGTGGTCTGCGCCCGGAAGCGCTCCGGGTCGGTCCCCTCCACCGGCCGGGTTTCCCCCTCGCCCTCGAAGACGAAGATGATGTCCAGGTCCGAGTGGTAGTTGAGCTCCATGCCGCCCAGCTTGCCCATGCCGACGATGGCGAAGTGGGCCGGGTGTTCGCGGTCCTGGTCATCCCTGCAGAAGGGCAGCCCGAAGCGGGGGATCAGCTCCTCGCGGGCGATGTGCACCGCCTGCTTGAGGCAGGCATCGGCCAGGTAGGAGAGCTGGGCCGTGGTCGCCCCCTGGGGGGTGTGGCCGTGGATGTCGTTGAGCGCCAGGCGCAGGAACTCCTCGTTGCGGAAGCGCCGCAGCACCTCGAGCTTGTCTTCGTAGTTTTCGGCGTGGCTGAGCAGGTCGGCGAGGTCCTTTTCCATGGTTTCGGCGTCCTTGACCGAAACGGCGTAGGCGCGCGAGACCAGCGAATCGAGGATCTCCGGGTGCTGGATGAAGATGCGCGAGAGAAACTGGCTGGTGCCGAACAGCGAGACCAGCACCTTGATGATCTCCCGGTTCTCGGCCAGCACCGCGTAGAAGGTGCCGCGGGCGCGGCGCACCGCCATGGCCAGAAAACGCTCGGTGTTGAGCAGGGCCATGTCCGGCTCGGGCGAGTCCAGAATCTCCTGCATCAGGCGCGGGGCGATGCGCTCCAGGTGCCGGCGCGCCCGCTCGGTGAGGTAGGAGTGGGGTGCCCCCTGGCGCAGCACCAGCAGTGAGTCGTAGGCCGCATCGGGATTCTTGAAACCCTTTTCCTCGAGCAGATCCTTGACCAGGTCGGGGTCGGCCGCGGCGTCGAAGAGGAAACTCACCTCGGGGCGCACCTCTTCTCGGATCTCCTGCTCGGCGGTATAGAACAGGGTCCGGTAGATGGCGGCCACCCCACCGCGGTGCTTGTCCAGCGCCTGGTTGAAGGCGGGGACGTCAGCGAAGCCGCAGCGCCGGGCCAGTGCCAGCAGTTCGCTCTTGCGGGTCGGCAGGTTGTGAGTCTGGCGCTCCTGCACCACCTGGATGCGGTGCTCGACGTTGCGCAGGAAGATGTAGGCTTCGCGCAGCGTCCGGTACTCCTCGGGCTTGATCAGCTTCTCACGCTGCAGTACCTCGAGCGCCTTGAGCGAGTTCTTTTCCCGCAGCACCGGGTTTTTACCGGCGTTGATCAGCTGCAGGGCCTGGATGAAGAATTCGATCTCGCGAATCCCCCCGCTGCCCAGCTTGAGGTTGAGCTCCCCCTCGCGTTCGCGGGCCAGGCTGCGGTCGATCTTCTGCTTCATCAGCTTGATGTCCTCGATCATGCCGAAATCGAGGTACTTGCGGTAGACGAAGGGTTCCAGGTTCTTCAGCAGGCGCTCGCCCAGGGAGATGGAGCCGGCCACCGGCCGGGCCTTGAGCATGGCGGCGCGTTCCCAGCTCTGTCCCCAGCTCTCGTAGTAGGTCTCGGCGCTGCGGATCGAGTTGGCCATCTCGCCGCTGTTCCCCTCCGGGCGCAGGCGCAGGTCGACGCGAAAGACGAAGCCGTCCTCGGTCGCCTCGCCGATGGCCTTGGTCACCAATTCGGAGAGCTTGCAGAAGTATTGGTGCAGGTGGATGCGCCCCTTGACCTCCCCCCAGGGGGTCGGGGTTCCGGCGGTCATGCCGCGTTCCGAGGAATAGAAGTAGATCAGGTCGATGTCGGAGGAGAAGTTGAGTTCGTGGCCGCCGAACTTGCCCATGCCGAAGATGGTAAATTCGGGTTCGGCGGGTTCGCTCTGCTCGCCGCCGTCGAGCAGCGGGGCACCGAAATCGGCCCGCAGCAGGCGGTCGCAGACTTCGTAGGCCAGCTGCAGGCTGGAGGCCGCCAGGGCGGAGAGCCCGGCGGTGGTCTCCACCAGGCCGGCCAGTCCGCACAGGTCGCGGGCGCCGAGGCGCAGGATCTCGCGGGATTTGTAGACGCGCACTTCGCGCTTGAGAGCCGGCAGGGCGATTTCCTCGCCCAGCCGTTGGCGAAGCTCTTCGAGCATGACCTGCTCCGGCTTGTCCCGCAGGATTTCCCCGCGGGTGAACAGGTCGTGGAAGAATGACTTGCGCCGGCAGAGGATGCCGGTTAGAAACGGCGAGGCGCCGAGGATGGTGAGCAGGTGACCGCGGCCGGCGGCATCGGCGAGGACGGCCTGCAGGTCGGCGCCATCGGCGGTTCCGGTGAGCCGCTCCAGGCTGTTGAGGCACAGGTCGGGGTCGGCGGTCTTCAGGGCTTGGAGCGCAATGGCCGCAAGCAGGCCGTCGTCGCCGAGGTACTCCCGCAGCAGCTCCAGGTTGGTGGCGCTTTTGCCGGCCTCGGCAAAACCGAGCTCGGTGGCCAGCCCCTGCAGGGGCGCCCCTTGCTGTTTGGATCCGGCCGCAGCCAGGCGGCGTGCCAGCGTCGCCTGGTCCATTCAGCGACCTTTGCCGAAAAGGGCCTGAAGGCCGCTCTGGTAATCGCCCTGGACCACCCCCTTCTCGGTGATGATGGCGGTGACCAGCCGGGCCGGGGTGACGTCGAAGGCCGGGTTGCGCACCTCGATCCCCTCGGGGGCGAGCTGCCGCTCGCCGCTGTGGGTCACCTCGCGGCGGTCGCGCTCCTCGATGGGGATGTGGCTGCCGTCGGGGATGCTCAGGTCGATGGTCGAAAGGGGCGCGGCGACGTAGAAGGGCAGGCCGTGCTCCTTGGCCAGCACC
This window encodes:
- a CDS encoding PP2C family protein-serine/threonine phosphatase; this encodes MAHQCGCGLDLNLASEVQQLLLPKSSPLCNWCCIGARNRMANGLGGDYFDFIEMPDQCQMVFLGDVTGHGLQASVVMSLLYGFLHRSTRNGCKPIDTILQVNEFLQRFAQRSREYDHFFSTTLFFSIIDPDTLQMHYVNAGHPAPMVLRGDRVQLLTPTAQPLGFFDDLQVEMRSFQFEKEDRFLLFTDGITEATDGAQTMYGRQRLEGILRSHRGDHMEFLEEIFDDLRDFGAMDPPEDDCTAIVIDFHGGL
- a CDS encoding YgdI/YgdR family lipoprotein, whose translation is MKRLLMAALLIATLMALAGCGCLDPDVPCLPCL
- a CDS encoding DUF4388 domain-containing protein, which produces MGKNILIIDDDPNIRRFLEKYLRLKGFGVKSFPSAEPGMDELLNGSYHLALIDVLIPGLSGLEVCRALRSYPKTRDLPVIIMTAFYRDAKHIREARENYGATDYILKPFTLNLLFEKIEALTGTAPLATEQRPTIEGTLAETSFARLLHNLYTLREAGLLQLEREGVKKIVAIRDGYPIFIRSNVLGECLGQMLVRQNLITAEDCQQSLQRARESRRLQGTVLIEMGRLTPQQLHDALEHQMLEKLLEVFSWPQGRFRFEAGKSFKKEVTAIVLSPANLILQGVRRHYSDERIAALLASHRNRYISQAENPHYRFQEMALSPRDAGVFGECLGTRTLEELATRHPLLRRETEQLLAALLLAGMVKSTAEPAPVEAAAPPEEDPAIEQRKLRYRFLRDYERLAAQDHFGLLGVGRDSGREEVKKAYFALARKYHPDHFLQQNLSPDLHEKVNDLFQRINEAYGVLTDPNRRKAYLAELSRPAEQPQGVEVAEVLRAETAFVKGSVLLKRGNFAAALEQLSWAVKLCPEEPEYLTAHAWALYRSHPEDPTRAMEARCALLRSGELNPSLDLTHLYLGQLLKREGKEKEAERAFEKAIQCNPDCHEALRELRLLDLRRKPQTERKGLLGKVFKS
- the glnE gene encoding bifunctional [glutamate--ammonia ligase]-adenylyl-L-tyrosine phosphorylase/[glutamate--ammonia-ligase] adenylyltransferase; translated protein: MDQATLARRLAAAGSKQQGAPLQGLATELGFAEAGKSATNLELLREYLGDDGLLAAIALQALKTADPDLCLNSLERLTGTADGADLQAVLADAAGRGHLLTILGASPFLTGILCRRKSFFHDLFTRGEILRDKPEQVMLEELRQRLGEEIALPALKREVRVYKSREILRLGARDLCGLAGLVETTAGLSALAASSLQLAYEVCDRLLRADFGAPLLDGGEQSEPAEPEFTIFGMGKFGGHELNFSSDIDLIYFYSSERGMTAGTPTPWGEVKGRIHLHQYFCKLSELVTKAIGEATEDGFVFRVDLRLRPEGNSGEMANSIRSAETYYESWGQSWERAAMLKARPVAGSISLGERLLKNLEPFVYRKYLDFGMIEDIKLMKQKIDRSLAREREGELNLKLGSGGIREIEFFIQALQLINAGKNPVLREKNSLKALEVLQREKLIKPEEYRTLREAYIFLRNVEHRIQVVQERQTHNLPTRKSELLALARRCGFADVPAFNQALDKHRGGVAAIYRTLFYTAEQEIREEVRPEVSFLFDAAADPDLVKDLLEEKGFKNPDAAYDSLLVLRQGAPHSYLTERARRHLERIAPRLMQEILDSPEPDMALLNTERFLAMAVRRARGTFYAVLAENREIIKVLVSLFGTSQFLSRIFIQHPEILDSLVSRAYAVSVKDAETMEKDLADLLSHAENYEDKLEVLRRFRNEEFLRLALNDIHGHTPQGATTAQLSYLADACLKQAVHIAREELIPRFGLPFCRDDQDREHPAHFAIVGMGKLGGMELNYHSDLDIIFVFEGEGETRPVEGTDPERFRAQTTQEYFSRLAQRIISVLTLMTREGYVYQIDTRLRPSGNQGPLVTSLPAYERYHQQSAQLWERQALTKARVVYGSQPLSRRIDELNRQIVYQRPVPEGLREEIYRLRGRMESEIARESQEHFNIKTGRGGMVDVEFLAQYLQILHGGERPALRQCNTLTALERLHEEGILDRADFDTLQGGYKFLRRLENKLRLVHDQSINDLSGERGYLVKLARRLGYPDRPRRPEEVFLEDYREVTEKIRTVFDRFLGPDQTTQTR